Genomic window (Phaeodactylum tricornutum CCAP 1055/1 chromosome 3, complete sequence):
TGTCGCAAACGCGCTTGCAGATCGGGTTGCGGTTGGGGGGTTGGCAAAAGAGGTCCACCCCACGGATTCAACGGTATCGCCACCGCGTCTGCCGCGGTAGTGGTGGCTGCGGTAACGGGGGCTCCCCAGGCCGACGCGAGACCGGCCGCCGGTACGGCCGTTGTTGGATCCTTTTCAACCCCAATCATGGCCATGAGTCGCGAACTGGGGGTGGGGTCTTCGTCCACCGCTCGGATTGCCGGCGCCGCGTTGGGCGGCGCGGGATCGTCAAAATCTTCAAATACATTGACGTTGTCTCCGGAACCGGATTGTATAGTCGTTCCCATGGCGGCCAGGGGTCGTTGTGGATTCACCTGTACCGAGGGTTCAGCGACGGCGTCGCGAGTGTGGTTCCGTGGTTCGACATCGGCGCCACTGGACGTTCTCGAACGCGGACCGTGCAATTCGTCTTCGAGTAAGCGGCTTTGTTCGGCCATTTTCTCGAAATCAAAAACTCCGTCGTCGGGTTGCGGGCCATCCAGGTGACCGCCAAAGGCAGAAAAGTCGGCGGCGGCTCCACCCTGATTGGGATCATCCCACAACTCCCCGGGCGTTTCGGCATCCTTTTCCCGTGGTTTGTTGCGGGAGTCGGGAGGCGGCAAGGCCACTCCACGTTGCCAACGTCCGCCGGTATTGGAAGTACGTGCCGGTAAACCCGAGCGGATACCGGATCGaccttcgtcgtcccgggaGCCTTTGGCCAACGAGGAGGATCGGCGCGCGAGGACCGCGGCCCATATTTCTTCCGGATCAAAGGTATCCCAGCAGACGGGGTCTTGGGGATGTTCCATGAGAAGGACGGTATTATGTAAAAGCTGCGCAACATGTCCGGGCGGTACCAGAGGCGGTTCCGGTCGGAGTGACAATAGTCGTTCGCGCGTATAGCGGGTTACCTTGGCGTCCTCCGTCGCGCGCGATGCCACGATGTTCCGGTTCCGCACCGGTGCTCCTCCTTCCGAAGTTCGTGCCGCCAGATCCGCGAGGGATCTGCCGGAAGTCTTGGATGGTGGTGCGTTGGAGTGACTCGTCCGCGGCATCGAGGATCGGAGGCCTTCGCTGCGAGAGTGGTTACTCTtgggcaaaggcggcgacgGCGCTTCGAGACTGGCGACAATctgctcgtcgtcgtcgtccaacgcGGCGAATTTGTTAAAAGTTCCGCTCGTTGGTGGTACCACCGGTCCGTTTTCGGAACCGACGGATTGGGAACGACTCCGTTCCACCGCGGGGGGAGGCTGGAAGCCTCGACCACCGCTCCCACGATTCCATGCGGGTCGCAGTGAAGAATTGGCCGAACTCATTGGTGTGTTGGTCAACGGAGAGATTGGAACAGGAGCACAATGCCGTTGTGAATGTTGTTGTCTTGGTTAGTATAGGATATATGTATGTACTGTATGAATGTATCTACACTCTATCCGTCGGGAacgtcactgtcaaatcaCTCTCAAATATCTGcgtgtaactgtaaaacaagGTTCCACAAATAAGAAAGGGTTGAGTCAGACTTTGACAGCCAAGAGTTGATATACCCgtccaccacaacaacagtagtAACACCAGCAGCCAACCACACAGCAAAAAGACGACTTGGCAAGGTCCCGTAGAGAGGAAACGAGACCAGAAACAACCAACACACGGATACGACGTCAACcgtgtttgttgttgttgttgttgtcgtcgttacGGCTGTGGTGATCGCCCCAACCAGACACGTATCCAGAGGTCACCACGACATTTCGCAAACTTGAGCTTGTGATTCCGTGTGCCCCAGAAGTGTAGTGTGACAAAACGGAATTCGAACCAATCCGATGGAACGACAATCTGTCGCTTGCGACACGAAATCCGTAGGAGCAAGGGCGTTCCAGCGAAACGAACCCGTGCCGCCGTctcgttgttgttggtcaCTCCACCACACTACCACACCCAACTCATCTCTACTCTCTTCTGGGACTACTCTTcgaagagagagagacagaGACACACAACGCTTTGGTCGATTCGGGACAACTTCCACTCACCTCCGGGGACTCGCAATTTGTTTGGGGAGGAAGGATCCAGCGTCGAAATCTCCCCGAGTGTGCGGTACCGTCCTTTTTCTGACATTAATATATATGTTACCGATACCACACACACtctttgtgttttgtgtgtgtacgtTGTCCGTACGCCCGGCCGCACGCTTCGTGGAACTTAAAAACACTGCGCGCCAAAAAGTGCAAAATTCCGCATTCCTGGTGTCAGATAGATGTACCGATCGGACCTTTCGTTTGTCGTTTAGACAGACGCCTTGCTTGCCAACCCGTTCCACTTTCGTTAGTCGACGAAAGCGCGTTTCCCCGGCATCCATCCAGATCGACAAtgcgtcacagtcagctacaTTCTATGTGAACTAGGAATGCTGAACATGTATCCAAAAGAATACCTCGCATTACTACGCATTCTATACAAATAGAGTTTCTgattctttttggaagtttGACAAACCACCCGCTGACAAGCTGACCATGTACCCCCGCTCAAATTGAAAACGTGATTGGAGGTCCGGATGCGTAAAGTTGTGATGGTGGAACCTGCCATTGCCATCCGGAAGTAATACATTTTACGGTCGTACACTACTGGCGTTGCCGAGTAGACCAGCCCACATCAAAAACGCAGATTCAGCCATGAGGTCTCTGGAGCTCATTCGATTGGTAGTCAGAAATGGCTTGCTGATGTAGCCGGTCCTCTCCCCCGTATGAGTCTTATTCTGGGCGTACCGCACCAGTAAAAATTCGAGCGTTTCGTCGTACTCCACTGGGCTCCTGGCATTGATGTAGCTCGATGCCTTGTTGTTGCGTGACAGACTAACAACAGGCCGGCCCAGAAGATTCAACTCTTGTGTTATCTCGTCAGCATACACGGCTCCAAAGTCTCGAAAAGTACGGAAAATTGCGTTTTGCATCCTCGCGCGCAGCTGCCCACTCCAGTTTGGCTTCATGTCGGAGCATGTTAGTGGCGTTCAAACCGTATTACTGCTCTAGCCATCAAGCCAGTCCAAAGGCGTTCTCCAATTATTCTCAGATGGGTCACCACTGTACCAGCTAGCTGGACTAAAATGATCGGGgcgtcactgtcaaagtCGGAAACTTTACTCCGGACTGGTTTGCGGAAGTACCTTTCCGGCTTTTCCCTACGGCTCCTCAAGCTACCGATAGGGGATTCGTAACCGGCATGAAATACTAAAGACGGCTCTACACCAGGACACAGCTTGGTTGCTGTACCACTGTTGCCACCAGCATTTCTTGGTCGACAATCGGAGGATCTCGATCCCTGGAAGATCAGGGCGTGCAAAAGAGACGGTTCTACTTTGCCGTCCTGTAGATCGCGGACGACATCCCAGCTGACAAGAATGCTGATGCTTGATAGCAGGGCGACAACCGCCAAGATCAAGAGAATGGTATGAGCACGCTTGGTCGGCATAGTCGTACGACACATGGCATGGTGAGTGAGTTTGTTGAATCGAGCCTCGCCAAATAAAAATGCTCCTCTGGAGAGGGAGGGTACGAACACGGGGCCCTCAGGCGATTTCACGGTTGGATGTATTCTATTTTGTTGTGATGCGAAAGTTTTCAAAAGACTCATCCCAATTATGCCTATATGAAATTACCAATAATTGTACATATGGAACGCCAGAACGATGTTCTTATCACAATAATTATTTGAATAACAGTTATATTCGAGAACCAATTCGGTCGGTCAAGCGTCGTCCTTGCGTCATCCTTATTCGATTGGCACGGATATGTCACAGTGAGTTGGAACGAGATATCCCTCCCTCCTGGACCGCAATTttttcttgacagtgaggcaCCGACAAAATTAGCTCTCGGTCTCCGCGCTTTTCTACGAGAGCTGCCAAATCAGCAAGCATTTTGCATTATGTTTGTCCTCATGCACAGAGGAGTCGATGAAAAAAGCGTCGTGAAAAGAATGACTAACGATTTTCCTAGACGCTTCATTGCCTGATTCAATGGTTTGCTCTTCGCAATTAAACTCCAATTTGccggaagaaaaaaaaacgaCAGAACTGCCTAAGTCTGGGCTAAAAGGGGATAAGCCCCATACTAACAGATGCCGCGCACTGAAGGCGAATTGACTCAAAAAAATCCACATGTCTATATCAGTTTCTAGGATCAGCTGGACCAGGTTCTAAAGACTACGGTATATTTTTCAGTTGTTTCTCCCGAGTTTAAACTTCACCAGAATCAACCAAGGTAACCTTGGCCTTGGGCTGCCCTGAGTTCGTGCCCTGGGCTTCGACGGCCTTGACTACGTCTTCTCCTTCCAAAACCTGTAAAAGACAAAACAAGTTAGTCGAGAGGTgagcttacagttagtctttCGTGTCACAAAACAAAGTCCCTACTAGGCACCCGAAACGAAATCACAACGGAATTTTCTCATCTTGGTCACCGTTGACCGGGCTGCACAGGTTCCCGTCCTtcccttttccaaaatatACCGGCTGGCGTGTGATACCTTAACCCACATACCTTGCCAAACACCACGTGGCGACCGTCCAACCACGACGTCTTGACAGTCGTAATGAAAAATTGCGATCCGTTCGTGTTGGGCCCGGCTTCAAGTGGAACGCGAGGCGAGTAAAGTCAGGAGTTGGCAGGTGTGAGACTCAATTGGGAAAATGTCATTGCAAAGATACCAAAAACTCGAGCCACGAATAGGACCATTGGTTGCTAGTGTGGTATCCGAACGTTCTTACCGTTGGCCATGCTGAGGTAGAGTGGTCCCTCGTGCTTGAGTTCAAAGTTTTCGTCGGCAAACTTTTCGCCATAGATGGATTCTATACATAGGGCGGAGAACGGAaaagttacagttagtagaaTTGTATTGAGAAGACTTTCTGTGCGGCCGTAGCAGCGATATCCTTCCCGATTGGCGTCGAAGAATCGTAACAACAAAAGCTTACCTCCACCTCGTCCATTGCCCTGGGTAAAGTCTGGAAAAGACGGGCCACGCCAATATAAGATATACAGTTCTCAATAATTTGTAGCATGGAGCTATTTGGAAGCCGCTGAAACTTACCTCCTCCTTGGATCATAAAGTTGGGACTGAAATTTGTGGCAACAAACATGAGTCGCAAAACGGTGTCTCAGAAAACAAACTACCAGTCACAAACAGACTGACTTACATAATGCGGTGAAAGATAGACCCCTTAAAGTGCAGGGGCTTGCCGGCCTTACCCACACCCTTTTCACCCGTACAAAGGGAACGAAAGTTTTCGACGGTCTTGGGGACCACGTCGCCGAATAACCCCATGACAATGCGACCGCCACTGTCCGGGGCTCCCTCAATTTCCACATCAAAAAATACCTTGGTAGTGATTTTCACGTCGCTATGCCATTGTCACAAATACCCAAAGTAAGAACAGTCGTAGCCGGTGAGTCCTTCCTCCTGGTCACAATGGCGAAACTAAATGACCGACATGGACCGTCACGCGGACGTGCCGAGACCTTACCTTTCAGCAGCCGTCAAGGCCAGGAAAGCAAGAAGAGCTAAGAAGAAGCGCTGCATGGTATATCTGGGTATGTTTGACTGTTTTCACGAGATTGTTTAGATAGAGTATCCAATCAAGCGTTGGGACCGCGATGGGAATGTTTACTGTCAACTAAAGCGAGATAGCTGTCCTACCACGCGTACAAACGTAGTAGAAttcgttgactgtaaaaaACGCTGGTAGTACCACTAACTGTTGTCGCAAGGAACAGACAAAAGTACAGGACTCAGAAACATGTTTAGCATGCTTAATGCATGTACAAAATATGTTAGGAAAGGACACATAAATGTAGGTATCCAGTGAGATTGAATATTTACGGGAGCAGAACCGCAGGAATGTAGAGATGTGGTTCAATGGGCTAGAGAAGTTCTTACCCAAAGGAAAATAGTCAAATAAAGTTTGCATAATCTCAGAAGTTAGTGAAGTAGTAAGCTTACAACTCTAGATTGCTTGACTGATAGCGagtgcagttgtggacccGAGATAGGCCacaacaaaacaaaatatGGAGCATCCAGCAATAGAAGTTCCTTGGGAGTTGACTTGCTGGTCATGGTGACCTTGTTCTAATGAAGGCAATTAGATTTCTTCTGAGGTGGTCTGTTGGCTGTGGAGGTTGGGATGTAACTTGTGATGGCAGGCAACGGTAGTGGCAATGAGATAGCATTGTGGTTTGTTTGGTGGGAACATGGTTGACTTTCTATtgttctattgatgagctctacaaacgctaGAATGCAAATGATGAACAGTGATAAACTAATAAAATTTATAAGGCAATTTGAGAATTGCTATGACATTTGTGCAAATCAGCTGACTCTTTAAAGACTTTTTGAAATGACAACGGAAAGAATGAACAATACTCGCTTGCGATCGATATTTTTTGTAGCTGTTATGAGTTCTTTGGATACTATCAGTTCCGGTCGCAACAGGTTTGGCAAGCATTGATTGTAttgtcaactggaatgacagttttgaatACTGGTTTGCATGATGacgcgcactacttgggttgtgACACCCAAGGGAAGCCTATTGAAgctaatcttgtgtgtttgccCACAAATCCCAACACGGATGGTTTCGGATAGGTGCAATCCCAGTTGTTTCTTCAGAAACAAaatgtgactgttttgggactcAACCATTGCCATgaggagcatggtaactataAGGAATGTGCCCATGGTGCCGTATTTTACACCATGGAGACAAATGAAGCGGACCACAATAGCACCTGGCAGATTGTGGgaccaaatggaaagtgaacagattagcttTAGTTTATAGCTAATAAATCTTAACCACAATTGTGTGGAAACCATATTTGctagtttgtatctctttgttaggagccagacaagtcttgatcaccttgtgctgtcttcagaagccaggagatacttgacaaTTGACATCAATCCTAGGGACGTACCAAAACTTTGTCAATGCGCTCAAAAATACTTTTATGATTGCTCAGTTGTCAAATGATTGATACACAGTTACACCAGAGGCCTTTGCTCACCAATGGAATATTGGTTTCTCTGCTGCAACAGGGACATCTATGGCAACAACTCAGAGAGGAGTGAAAGATATCACCAGTTGCACCCTAGGTAAGAGAGTCAAACTGGTCACCACTCAGCTTAGATACCTTCATCTTTGAACAAGATTTGTATACCAACAAAGTGTTTTCTAACTTGGAGACTCTGCAAGGAATTACTCGTGCCCAGGTTTATGTCAAACAATATTGATTGGACATGCGTCTTTTTAAAGTCAAAATCTGAAGCTCACAGTATCTTGGACTTATTATTTGCTATTTCAGATGGTGCAAAATGATTGGcgcagggtgaattcagacaaAAGGTTTGTGCTGCAGGAGATTGTAACTGGACCTGTTCAGAGTTAAGATCAGCTGAAGAAAGTAGGGAGTAAGTAGTACAAGATACCATCTGACCGTTCATAGCTGGTATTTGTGAACACGTGACATCACCAATATTGTAGGaaggaccaagccagcaaccaagtaTCTGGAAATTTGCTGGATTCATATTTACAaccaatcataccaagcaCTCAAGCAACGGTTAGACTTCATTTTGGTCAGATATCAAGAAGGAATTGACAAATTATACGCCAGCATTTAAAGTTCTTGATCACAATGCGTCTGAGCCAATTGGTCACAGTTGAATTACCCTCTCACGTGATTCTTGATATAAAAATGGACGtcacttgcaaagccagatttgtTGCCGGGGGACACGTCACTGATTTGCCAAGTCAGGTTACCTATGCTAATGTTGTCTCGCGTAATAGTGTTCGCATTGTTCTCCTTATTGCATTATTGAATTAATTGCAGATGCTTGGTGCTTATGCGCAGaatgcatatttgaatgccaGCTTGTGAAAAGGTTTATACTGCATGCAGCCCTAAGTTTGATACTTCTGTTGAAAGTTGCTATGCACTTACTGTTTGTGAGTTGTATGGGTTGAAGTGGAGCAGCTTGGCATGCCCACTTAGCTGCAAAaatgataaattatagccccacaatgctacaatttgacACTACTTTGTAGATAAAATTGCTTCTtttagcattgtttgttggaacatctatctaggatccactagctctagatcttggccttgttgccatttcctttttcttggctctgttgtaggacagacgcagtggccagacaACTGTCCTTGTTGGGTTCAATACCCatgtgtggcatgccggaggaaaatacaaAGCGTCTCATAagaaaccaaatatttgctttatgcatccaaatgtttgcaatatacacaactctggtttccgttgcatgaggcaTATAAGACGATTTGCCTaatcaaacctgatatgctaggaacgaaatattcctgatttccatacggtttccctagatgaaagttgttACTGGTGACACCATCCAAACTCGAcagtttggcaatcacttGATCCAATtgtctcgacaaaaactatgtcaatggttcaacagtacattggctacaGGGTCCCTGCAAttgtacattctgtttccaataCAAAAGGtctcattttggaatctacAGGTCTCGACTtatgtttacagttatagTGAAAATTATGCTGCAATTGACAACAAGTTCAACAAGGGTGCAGGTTGGTCAAatttttacggtgatgtgAAAGGAGCCTATTCCAAGAACCATATTTTAAGGTGGTAGAGATTACAGGTTTTGTGGATGCTGACCATGCAGGAGACCGTGTACTTGTTGTTATCTAAaaaggtgttttgatttatatcaattCCGATTATTTAGTTTTCGAAGagtcagaattcagttgaaacatctacttttggaagtgagtttgttgcataAAGATTGCCACTaagatgatacaaggtctacgGTACAACTTACctatgatgggtattcctattgatggaCCAGCTAGAGTACTTTGCACCAATATGTCAGTTATTTACAATGCTGTGGCACCGGAATAactattgacagtgaagaagaaaaataaTGCTATTGTGTATCACattgtacaagagaatgttgcAATGAAGCTCATCAAGGTTGCTTAGAGCTGTTGCAATAaacaccaatgtacaccataTGGACAAAAGGGCTGctaggaacagagcctggtaaacaggAGAGGgcattattacaaacaactggcaatacacctaagggactaagggactgtaaaactctacttgttggcaatgctccc
Coding sequences:
- a CDS encoding predicted protein; this encodes MQRFFLALLAFLALTAAESDVKITTKVFFDVEIEGAPDSGGRIVMGLFGDVVPKTVENFRSLCTGEKGVGKAGKPLHFKGSIFHRIIPNFMIQGGDFTQGNGRGGESIYGEKFADENFELKHEGPLYLSMANAGPNTNGSQFFITTVKTSWLDGRHVVFGKVLEGEDVVKAVEAQGTNSGQPKAKVTLVDSGEV